A genomic region of Columba livia isolate bColLiv1 breed racing homer chromosome 24, bColLiv1.pat.W.v2, whole genome shotgun sequence contains the following coding sequences:
- the PRDM10 gene encoding PR domain zinc finger protein 10 isoform X1: MEHHSREEMDTKEESPQVWADSEQEQNAAQVHFVPEGGTVAQIVYSDEQDRPSQQVVYTADGTSYTSVDTSEHTLVYIHPVEATQTLFTDPSQVAYVQQDATTQQVTVLLPAAAQSMNPTMNPTNLSVLGSVAESPQQMALEQGPQADRASLQVHNQVLPPMEAVDGSDPLAPLQNQMEGMETKEEDDEDEDEDEEGEDTDMDEWDPDPPRPFDPNDLWCEECNNAHPSVCPKHGPLHPIPNRPVLTRARASLPLVLYIDRFLGGVFSKRRIPKRTQFGPVEGPLVRQTELKDCYIHLKVSLDKGDRKDRDLQEDLWFELSSEALCNWMMFVRPAQNHLEQNLVAYQYGHHIYYTTIKNVEPKQELKVWYAASYAEFVNQKIHDISEEERKVLREQEKNWPCYECNRRFMSSEQLQQHLNSHDEKLDFFSRARGRGRGRGKRRFGPGRRPGRPPKFMRMEVTSENGEKCEEGTQDLLHFSSKGQFDEAGQAALNGLEQQEQTPVPPETQPALEQQSENHPLQIQPQHDESAVPTQSTMTADDMRRAKRIRNAALQHLFIRKSFRPFKCLQCGKAFREKDKLDQHLRFHGREGNCPLTCDICNKGFINSGALESHMKFHMDQKTYSCIFCPESFDRLDLLKDHVAVHVNDGYFTCPTCKKRFPDFIQVKKHVRSFHSEKIYQCTECDKAFCRPDKLRLHMLRHSDRKDFLCSTCGKQFKRKDKLREHMQRMHNPEREAKKADRISRSKTFKPRIASTDYESFMFKCRLCMMGFRRRGMLVNHLSKRHPDMKIEEVPELTLPIIKPNRDYFCQYCDKVYKSASKRKAHILKNHPGAELPPSIRKLRPAGPGEPDPMLSTHTQLTGTIATPPVCCPHCSKQYSSKTKMVQHIRKKHPEFAQLPNTIHAPLTTAVISSTPAVLTTDSTTGETVVTTDLLTQAMTEISQTLTTDYRTPQGDYQRIQYIPVSQSTTGLQQPQHIQLQVVQVAQATSPHQSQHSTVDVGQLHDPQTYTQHAIQVQHIQVTEPSPAAQSSSQVGAQPLSPSSQQSQQELSPSQMQTTPSTPTQALQQQQSSSVQHTYLPSTWNSFRSYSSEIQMMTIPQGQYVITETAVGTPVTTVNTGQVKAVTQTHYVISEGQPDLEAKQNSSLSSEVPVGVSQPPAHAEPLESQPSGQQQTAQYIITTTTNGSGGSEVHIAKPRTFSAEHE; this comes from the exons ATGGAGCACCACAGCAGGGAGGAGATGGACACGAAAGAGGAAAGTCCTCAGGTGTGGGCTGACTCTGAGCAGGAACAGAATGCTGCTCAG GTGCACTTTGTCCCCGAGGGGGGCACGGTGGCACAGATCGTGTACAGCGATGAGCAGGACCGGCCCTCGCAGCAGGTGGTTTACACGGCAGACGGCACCTCCTACACCTCCGTGGACACCTCGGAGCACACTCTCGTTTACATCCATCCCGTGGAAGCTACGCAG ACTCTGTTTACAGATCCGTCCCAAGTGGCGTACGTCCAACAGGATGCTACCACCCAGCAG GTAACTGTGCTCttgcctgctgctgctcagagcatGAACCCCACCATGAATCCCACCAACCTGTCCGTGCTCGGCAGCGTTGCCGAATCCCCCCAGCAAATGGCTCTGGAGCAGGGTCCACAAGCAGATAGA GCATCATTACAGGTGCACAACCAGGTGTTACCTCCTATGGAGGCAGTGGATGGTTCTGACCCTTTAGCACCTCTGCAGAATCAAATGGAAGGGATGGAAACAAAAGAGGAAGATGAtgaggatgaagatgaggatgaaGAAGGGGAAGACACTGACATGGATGAATGGGACCCAGATCCACCTCGACCCTTTGATCCCAATGATTTGT GGTGTGAAGAGTGTAATAACGCGCATCCCTCGGTGTGTCCCAAACATGGACCTTTGCATCCGATCCCCAACCGGCCGGTGCTGACCAGGGCAAGAGCCAGCCTGCCCTTGGTGCTCTACATAGACAGGTTTTTGGGAGGGGTGTTCTCCAAAAGGCGGATCCCAAAACGCACACAGTTTGGACCCGTGGAGGGACCCCTGGTTAGACAAACGGAACTCAAAGACTGCTACATCCATTTGAAG GTTTCCCTTGATAAGGGtgacagaaaagacagagacTTGCAAGAAGACCTGTGGTTTGAACTTTCTAGCGAGGCTCTTTGTAACTGGATGATGTTTGTGCGTCCAGCTCAAAACCATTTGGAGCAGAACCTGGTAGCATATCAGTATGGCCACCATATTTATTACACGACCATTAAAAATGTGGAGCCCAAGCAGGAACTCAAG GTGTGGTACGCTGCCTCCTATGCGGAGTTTGTGAACCAGAAGATCCATGACATAtctgaggaggaaaggaagg TTCTCCGAGAGCAAGAGAAGAACTGGCCATGTTACGAGTGCAACCGTCGTTTCATGAGCTCGGAGCAACTCCAGCAGCACCTCAACTCCCATGATGAGAAGCTGGACTTCTTCAGCAG AGCAAGAGGCCGAGGTCGTGGGCGAGGAAAGAGGAGGTTTGGACCAGGGAGGCGCCCGGGGCGCCCTCCCAAATTCATGCGTATGGAAGTAACCAGTGAAAATGGGGAAAAGTGTGAAGAAGGGACACAG GACTTGCTGCATTTTTCCAGCAAGGGGCAGTTTGATGAGGCCGGACAAGCTGCGCTGAATGGGttggagcagcaggaacagaCTCCGGTGCCACCAGAGACGCAGCCGGCACTGGAGCAGCAGTCGGAAAACCACCCGCTCCAAATCCAGCCGCAGCACGACGAGAGCGCGGTGCCTACGCAGAGCACCATGACGGCAGATGACATGAGGCGAGCAAAGCGTATCAGG AACGCAGCTCTTCAGCACCTGTTCATCCGGAAATCCTTCCGTCCGTTCAAATGCCTCCAGTGCGGGAAAGCTTTCCGTGAAAAGGACAAACTGGATCAGCATTTGCGCTTTCACGGGCGGGAAGGAAACTGCCCTTTGACTTGTGACATCTGCAACAAGGGCTTCATCAACAGCGGGGCTCTCGAGAGCCACATGAAGTTCCACATGGACCAGAAAACGTACTCTTGCATCTTCTGTCCCGAGTCCTTTGACCGCTTGGATCTGCTTAAAGATCACGTGGCCGTCCATGTCAACGATGGCTATTTCACCTGCCCTACCTGCAAGAAACGCTTTCCTGATTTTATCCAG GTCAAGAAACACGTACGCAGTTTCCATTCAGAAAAGATTTACCAGTGCACAGAATGCGACAAGGCTTTCTGCCGCCCCGACAAGCTGCGGCTCCATATGTTGCGACACTCAGACCGCAAAGACTTCTTGTGCTCCACGTGTGGCAAGCAGTTCAAG AGGAAAGACAAACTGCGAGAGCACATGCAGAGGATGCACAACCCAGAGAGGGAGGCCAAGAAAGCTGATCGAATCAGCCGCTCCAAAACGTTCAAGCCTCGGATAGCTTCCACTGACTACGAGAGCTTCATGTTCAAATGCCGACTCTGCATGATGGGTTTCCGCCGGAGGGGGATGTTG GTGAATCATTTGTCAAAGAGACATCCAGACATGAAAATAGAAGAGGTGCCAGAGCTCACGTTGCCCATCATCAAACCCAACAGAGATTACTTCTGTCAGTACTGTGATAAG GTGTACAAGAGTGCCAGTAAACGCAAAGCACACATCCTGAAAAACCATCCCGGTGCTGAGCTACCTCCGAGCATCCGGAAACTGCGTCCTGCAGGCCCGGGAGAGCCGGACCCCATGCTGAGCACCCACACCCAGCTGACGGGTACCATCGCCACCCCTCCGGTCTGCTGTCCTCACTGTTCCAAGCAGTACAGCAGCAAG ACAAAGATGGTACAGCACATTCGCAAGAAGCACCCAGAGTTTGCTCAGCTCCCTAACACGATACATGCCCCGCTGACAACAGCTGTCATCAGTTCCACTCCTGCTGTTCTAACCACTGACAGCACCACCGGAGAAACCGTTGTG ACAACAGATTTACTGACACAAGCCATGACGGAGATATCCCAGACCCTCACAACAGACTATCGGACTCCCCAGGGGGATTATCAACGAatccagtacatcccagtgtcGCAGTCCACAACCGGCTtgcagcagcctcagcacaTACAGCTGCAGGTTGTTCAAGTGGCCCAG gctaCCTCACCTCACCAGTCCCAGCACTCCACCGTGGATGTTGGGCAGCTTCACGATCCCCAGACGTACACCCAACATGCCATCCAGGTGCAGCACATCCAGGTCACAGAGCCATCGCCAGCAGCTCAGTCATCATCACAG gttgGGGCTCAGCCTTTGAGTCCCTCCTCACAACAATCTCAGCAGGAGCTCAGCCCCTCGCAGATGCAGACAACTCCGTCTACGCCGACCCAagccctccagcagcagcaaagctctTCAGTCCAGCACACGTATCTCCCCAGCACGTGGAACTCATTTCGGAGCTATT CATCTGAAATTCAGATGATGACCATTCCCCAAGGCCAGTATGTGATCACAGAGACTGCTGTGGGTACACCGGTCACCACCGTCAACACAGGGCAAGTAAAAGCAGTTACTCAG ACTCACTATGTGATATCTGAAGGTCAGCCCGATCTGgaggcaaaacaaaactcttcGCTCTCCAGCGAGGTCCCGGTCGGCGTTTCGCAGCCACCAGCCCACGCGGAGCCCCTGGAATCGC
- the PRDM10 gene encoding PR domain zinc finger protein 10 isoform X3, whose product MEHHSREEMDTKEESPQVWADSEQEQNAAQVHFVPEGGTVAQIVYSDEQDRPSQQVVYTADGTSYTSVDTSEHTLVYIHPVEATQTLFTDPSQVAYVQQDATTQQASLQVHNQVLPPMEAVDGSDPLAPLQNQMEGMETKEEDDEDEDEDEEGEDTDMDEWDPDPPRPFDPNDLWCEECNNAHPSVCPKHGPLHPIPNRPVLTRARASLPLVLYIDRFLGGVFSKRRIPKRTQFGPVEGPLVRQTELKDCYIHLKVSLDKGDRKDRDLQEDLWFELSSEALCNWMMFVRPAQNHLEQNLVAYQYGHHIYYTTIKNVEPKQELKVWYAASYAEFVNQKIHDISEEERKVLREQEKNWPCYECNRRFMSSEQLQQHLNSHDEKLDFFSRARGRGRGRGKRRFGPGRRPGRPPKFMRMEVTSENGEKCEEGTQDLLHFSSKGQFDEAGQAALNGLEQQEQTPVPPETQPALEQQSENHPLQIQPQHDESAVPTQSTMTADDMRRAKRIRNAALQHLFIRKSFRPFKCLQCGKAFREKDKLDQHLRFHGREGNCPLTCDICNKGFINSGALESHMKFHMDQKTYSCIFCPESFDRLDLLKDHVAVHVNDGYFTCPTCKKRFPDFIQVKKHVRSFHSEKIYQCTECDKAFCRPDKLRLHMLRHSDRKDFLCSTCGKQFKRKDKLREHMQRMHNPEREAKKADRISRSKTFKPRIASTDYESFMFKCRLCMMGFRRRGMLVNHLSKRHPDMKIEEVPELTLPIIKPNRDYFCQYCDKVYKSASKRKAHILKNHPGAELPPSIRKLRPAGPGEPDPMLSTHTQLTGTIATPPVCCPHCSKQYSSKTKMVQHIRKKHPEFAQLPNTIHAPLTTAVISSTPAVLTTDSTTGETVVTTDLLTQAMTEISQTLTTDYRTPQGDYQRIQYIPVSQSTTGLQQPQHIQLQVVQVAQATSPHQSQHSTVDVGQLHDPQTYTQHAIQVQHIQVTEPSPAAQSSSQVGAQPLSPSSQQSQQELSPSQMQTTPSTPTQALQQQQSSSVQHTYLPSTWNSFRSYSSEIQMMTIPQGQYVITETAVGTPVTTVNTGQVKAVTQTHYVISEGQPDLEAKQNSSLSSEVPVGVSQPPAHAEPLESQPSGQQQTAQYIITTTTNGSGGSEVHIAKPRTFSAEHE is encoded by the exons ATGGAGCACCACAGCAGGGAGGAGATGGACACGAAAGAGGAAAGTCCTCAGGTGTGGGCTGACTCTGAGCAGGAACAGAATGCTGCTCAG GTGCACTTTGTCCCCGAGGGGGGCACGGTGGCACAGATCGTGTACAGCGATGAGCAGGACCGGCCCTCGCAGCAGGTGGTTTACACGGCAGACGGCACCTCCTACACCTCCGTGGACACCTCGGAGCACACTCTCGTTTACATCCATCCCGTGGAAGCTACGCAG ACTCTGTTTACAGATCCGTCCCAAGTGGCGTACGTCCAACAGGATGCTACCACCCAGCAG GCATCATTACAGGTGCACAACCAGGTGTTACCTCCTATGGAGGCAGTGGATGGTTCTGACCCTTTAGCACCTCTGCAGAATCAAATGGAAGGGATGGAAACAAAAGAGGAAGATGAtgaggatgaagatgaggatgaaGAAGGGGAAGACACTGACATGGATGAATGGGACCCAGATCCACCTCGACCCTTTGATCCCAATGATTTGT GGTGTGAAGAGTGTAATAACGCGCATCCCTCGGTGTGTCCCAAACATGGACCTTTGCATCCGATCCCCAACCGGCCGGTGCTGACCAGGGCAAGAGCCAGCCTGCCCTTGGTGCTCTACATAGACAGGTTTTTGGGAGGGGTGTTCTCCAAAAGGCGGATCCCAAAACGCACACAGTTTGGACCCGTGGAGGGACCCCTGGTTAGACAAACGGAACTCAAAGACTGCTACATCCATTTGAAG GTTTCCCTTGATAAGGGtgacagaaaagacagagacTTGCAAGAAGACCTGTGGTTTGAACTTTCTAGCGAGGCTCTTTGTAACTGGATGATGTTTGTGCGTCCAGCTCAAAACCATTTGGAGCAGAACCTGGTAGCATATCAGTATGGCCACCATATTTATTACACGACCATTAAAAATGTGGAGCCCAAGCAGGAACTCAAG GTGTGGTACGCTGCCTCCTATGCGGAGTTTGTGAACCAGAAGATCCATGACATAtctgaggaggaaaggaagg TTCTCCGAGAGCAAGAGAAGAACTGGCCATGTTACGAGTGCAACCGTCGTTTCATGAGCTCGGAGCAACTCCAGCAGCACCTCAACTCCCATGATGAGAAGCTGGACTTCTTCAGCAG AGCAAGAGGCCGAGGTCGTGGGCGAGGAAAGAGGAGGTTTGGACCAGGGAGGCGCCCGGGGCGCCCTCCCAAATTCATGCGTATGGAAGTAACCAGTGAAAATGGGGAAAAGTGTGAAGAAGGGACACAG GACTTGCTGCATTTTTCCAGCAAGGGGCAGTTTGATGAGGCCGGACAAGCTGCGCTGAATGGGttggagcagcaggaacagaCTCCGGTGCCACCAGAGACGCAGCCGGCACTGGAGCAGCAGTCGGAAAACCACCCGCTCCAAATCCAGCCGCAGCACGACGAGAGCGCGGTGCCTACGCAGAGCACCATGACGGCAGATGACATGAGGCGAGCAAAGCGTATCAGG AACGCAGCTCTTCAGCACCTGTTCATCCGGAAATCCTTCCGTCCGTTCAAATGCCTCCAGTGCGGGAAAGCTTTCCGTGAAAAGGACAAACTGGATCAGCATTTGCGCTTTCACGGGCGGGAAGGAAACTGCCCTTTGACTTGTGACATCTGCAACAAGGGCTTCATCAACAGCGGGGCTCTCGAGAGCCACATGAAGTTCCACATGGACCAGAAAACGTACTCTTGCATCTTCTGTCCCGAGTCCTTTGACCGCTTGGATCTGCTTAAAGATCACGTGGCCGTCCATGTCAACGATGGCTATTTCACCTGCCCTACCTGCAAGAAACGCTTTCCTGATTTTATCCAG GTCAAGAAACACGTACGCAGTTTCCATTCAGAAAAGATTTACCAGTGCACAGAATGCGACAAGGCTTTCTGCCGCCCCGACAAGCTGCGGCTCCATATGTTGCGACACTCAGACCGCAAAGACTTCTTGTGCTCCACGTGTGGCAAGCAGTTCAAG AGGAAAGACAAACTGCGAGAGCACATGCAGAGGATGCACAACCCAGAGAGGGAGGCCAAGAAAGCTGATCGAATCAGCCGCTCCAAAACGTTCAAGCCTCGGATAGCTTCCACTGACTACGAGAGCTTCATGTTCAAATGCCGACTCTGCATGATGGGTTTCCGCCGGAGGGGGATGTTG GTGAATCATTTGTCAAAGAGACATCCAGACATGAAAATAGAAGAGGTGCCAGAGCTCACGTTGCCCATCATCAAACCCAACAGAGATTACTTCTGTCAGTACTGTGATAAG GTGTACAAGAGTGCCAGTAAACGCAAAGCACACATCCTGAAAAACCATCCCGGTGCTGAGCTACCTCCGAGCATCCGGAAACTGCGTCCTGCAGGCCCGGGAGAGCCGGACCCCATGCTGAGCACCCACACCCAGCTGACGGGTACCATCGCCACCCCTCCGGTCTGCTGTCCTCACTGTTCCAAGCAGTACAGCAGCAAG ACAAAGATGGTACAGCACATTCGCAAGAAGCACCCAGAGTTTGCTCAGCTCCCTAACACGATACATGCCCCGCTGACAACAGCTGTCATCAGTTCCACTCCTGCTGTTCTAACCACTGACAGCACCACCGGAGAAACCGTTGTG ACAACAGATTTACTGACACAAGCCATGACGGAGATATCCCAGACCCTCACAACAGACTATCGGACTCCCCAGGGGGATTATCAACGAatccagtacatcccagtgtcGCAGTCCACAACCGGCTtgcagcagcctcagcacaTACAGCTGCAGGTTGTTCAAGTGGCCCAG gctaCCTCACCTCACCAGTCCCAGCACTCCACCGTGGATGTTGGGCAGCTTCACGATCCCCAGACGTACACCCAACATGCCATCCAGGTGCAGCACATCCAGGTCACAGAGCCATCGCCAGCAGCTCAGTCATCATCACAG gttgGGGCTCAGCCTTTGAGTCCCTCCTCACAACAATCTCAGCAGGAGCTCAGCCCCTCGCAGATGCAGACAACTCCGTCTACGCCGACCCAagccctccagcagcagcaaagctctTCAGTCCAGCACACGTATCTCCCCAGCACGTGGAACTCATTTCGGAGCTATT CATCTGAAATTCAGATGATGACCATTCCCCAAGGCCAGTATGTGATCACAGAGACTGCTGTGGGTACACCGGTCACCACCGTCAACACAGGGCAAGTAAAAGCAGTTACTCAG ACTCACTATGTGATATCTGAAGGTCAGCCCGATCTGgaggcaaaacaaaactcttcGCTCTCCAGCGAGGTCCCGGTCGGCGTTTCGCAGCCACCAGCCCACGCGGAGCCCCTGGAATCGC
- the PRDM10 gene encoding PR domain zinc finger protein 10 isoform X2 → MEHHSREEMDTKEESPQVHFVPEGGTVAQIVYSDEQDRPSQQVVYTADGTSYTSVDTSEHTLVYIHPVEATQTLFTDPSQVAYVQQDATTQQVTVLLPAAAQSMNPTMNPTNLSVLGSVAESPQQMALEQGPQADRASLQVHNQVLPPMEAVDGSDPLAPLQNQMEGMETKEEDDEDEDEDEEGEDTDMDEWDPDPPRPFDPNDLWCEECNNAHPSVCPKHGPLHPIPNRPVLTRARASLPLVLYIDRFLGGVFSKRRIPKRTQFGPVEGPLVRQTELKDCYIHLKVSLDKGDRKDRDLQEDLWFELSSEALCNWMMFVRPAQNHLEQNLVAYQYGHHIYYTTIKNVEPKQELKVWYAASYAEFVNQKIHDISEEERKVLREQEKNWPCYECNRRFMSSEQLQQHLNSHDEKLDFFSRARGRGRGRGKRRFGPGRRPGRPPKFMRMEVTSENGEKCEEGTQDLLHFSSKGQFDEAGQAALNGLEQQEQTPVPPETQPALEQQSENHPLQIQPQHDESAVPTQSTMTADDMRRAKRIRNAALQHLFIRKSFRPFKCLQCGKAFREKDKLDQHLRFHGREGNCPLTCDICNKGFINSGALESHMKFHMDQKTYSCIFCPESFDRLDLLKDHVAVHVNDGYFTCPTCKKRFPDFIQVKKHVRSFHSEKIYQCTECDKAFCRPDKLRLHMLRHSDRKDFLCSTCGKQFKRKDKLREHMQRMHNPEREAKKADRISRSKTFKPRIASTDYESFMFKCRLCMMGFRRRGMLVNHLSKRHPDMKIEEVPELTLPIIKPNRDYFCQYCDKVYKSASKRKAHILKNHPGAELPPSIRKLRPAGPGEPDPMLSTHTQLTGTIATPPVCCPHCSKQYSSKTKMVQHIRKKHPEFAQLPNTIHAPLTTAVISSTPAVLTTDSTTGETVVTTDLLTQAMTEISQTLTTDYRTPQGDYQRIQYIPVSQSTTGLQQPQHIQLQVVQVAQATSPHQSQHSTVDVGQLHDPQTYTQHAIQVQHIQVTEPSPAAQSSSQVGAQPLSPSSQQSQQELSPSQMQTTPSTPTQALQQQQSSSVQHTYLPSTWNSFRSYSSEIQMMTIPQGQYVITETAVGTPVTTVNTGQVKAVTQTHYVISEGQPDLEAKQNSSLSSEVPVGVSQPPAHAEPLESQPSGQQQTAQYIITTTTNGSGGSEVHIAKPRTFSAEHE, encoded by the exons ATGGAGCACCACAGCAGGGAGGAGATGGACACGAAAGAGGAAAGTCCTCAG GTGCACTTTGTCCCCGAGGGGGGCACGGTGGCACAGATCGTGTACAGCGATGAGCAGGACCGGCCCTCGCAGCAGGTGGTTTACACGGCAGACGGCACCTCCTACACCTCCGTGGACACCTCGGAGCACACTCTCGTTTACATCCATCCCGTGGAAGCTACGCAG ACTCTGTTTACAGATCCGTCCCAAGTGGCGTACGTCCAACAGGATGCTACCACCCAGCAG GTAACTGTGCTCttgcctgctgctgctcagagcatGAACCCCACCATGAATCCCACCAACCTGTCCGTGCTCGGCAGCGTTGCCGAATCCCCCCAGCAAATGGCTCTGGAGCAGGGTCCACAAGCAGATAGA GCATCATTACAGGTGCACAACCAGGTGTTACCTCCTATGGAGGCAGTGGATGGTTCTGACCCTTTAGCACCTCTGCAGAATCAAATGGAAGGGATGGAAACAAAAGAGGAAGATGAtgaggatgaagatgaggatgaaGAAGGGGAAGACACTGACATGGATGAATGGGACCCAGATCCACCTCGACCCTTTGATCCCAATGATTTGT GGTGTGAAGAGTGTAATAACGCGCATCCCTCGGTGTGTCCCAAACATGGACCTTTGCATCCGATCCCCAACCGGCCGGTGCTGACCAGGGCAAGAGCCAGCCTGCCCTTGGTGCTCTACATAGACAGGTTTTTGGGAGGGGTGTTCTCCAAAAGGCGGATCCCAAAACGCACACAGTTTGGACCCGTGGAGGGACCCCTGGTTAGACAAACGGAACTCAAAGACTGCTACATCCATTTGAAG GTTTCCCTTGATAAGGGtgacagaaaagacagagacTTGCAAGAAGACCTGTGGTTTGAACTTTCTAGCGAGGCTCTTTGTAACTGGATGATGTTTGTGCGTCCAGCTCAAAACCATTTGGAGCAGAACCTGGTAGCATATCAGTATGGCCACCATATTTATTACACGACCATTAAAAATGTGGAGCCCAAGCAGGAACTCAAG GTGTGGTACGCTGCCTCCTATGCGGAGTTTGTGAACCAGAAGATCCATGACATAtctgaggaggaaaggaagg TTCTCCGAGAGCAAGAGAAGAACTGGCCATGTTACGAGTGCAACCGTCGTTTCATGAGCTCGGAGCAACTCCAGCAGCACCTCAACTCCCATGATGAGAAGCTGGACTTCTTCAGCAG AGCAAGAGGCCGAGGTCGTGGGCGAGGAAAGAGGAGGTTTGGACCAGGGAGGCGCCCGGGGCGCCCTCCCAAATTCATGCGTATGGAAGTAACCAGTGAAAATGGGGAAAAGTGTGAAGAAGGGACACAG GACTTGCTGCATTTTTCCAGCAAGGGGCAGTTTGATGAGGCCGGACAAGCTGCGCTGAATGGGttggagcagcaggaacagaCTCCGGTGCCACCAGAGACGCAGCCGGCACTGGAGCAGCAGTCGGAAAACCACCCGCTCCAAATCCAGCCGCAGCACGACGAGAGCGCGGTGCCTACGCAGAGCACCATGACGGCAGATGACATGAGGCGAGCAAAGCGTATCAGG AACGCAGCTCTTCAGCACCTGTTCATCCGGAAATCCTTCCGTCCGTTCAAATGCCTCCAGTGCGGGAAAGCTTTCCGTGAAAAGGACAAACTGGATCAGCATTTGCGCTTTCACGGGCGGGAAGGAAACTGCCCTTTGACTTGTGACATCTGCAACAAGGGCTTCATCAACAGCGGGGCTCTCGAGAGCCACATGAAGTTCCACATGGACCAGAAAACGTACTCTTGCATCTTCTGTCCCGAGTCCTTTGACCGCTTGGATCTGCTTAAAGATCACGTGGCCGTCCATGTCAACGATGGCTATTTCACCTGCCCTACCTGCAAGAAACGCTTTCCTGATTTTATCCAG GTCAAGAAACACGTACGCAGTTTCCATTCAGAAAAGATTTACCAGTGCACAGAATGCGACAAGGCTTTCTGCCGCCCCGACAAGCTGCGGCTCCATATGTTGCGACACTCAGACCGCAAAGACTTCTTGTGCTCCACGTGTGGCAAGCAGTTCAAG AGGAAAGACAAACTGCGAGAGCACATGCAGAGGATGCACAACCCAGAGAGGGAGGCCAAGAAAGCTGATCGAATCAGCCGCTCCAAAACGTTCAAGCCTCGGATAGCTTCCACTGACTACGAGAGCTTCATGTTCAAATGCCGACTCTGCATGATGGGTTTCCGCCGGAGGGGGATGTTG GTGAATCATTTGTCAAAGAGACATCCAGACATGAAAATAGAAGAGGTGCCAGAGCTCACGTTGCCCATCATCAAACCCAACAGAGATTACTTCTGTCAGTACTGTGATAAG GTGTACAAGAGTGCCAGTAAACGCAAAGCACACATCCTGAAAAACCATCCCGGTGCTGAGCTACCTCCGAGCATCCGGAAACTGCGTCCTGCAGGCCCGGGAGAGCCGGACCCCATGCTGAGCACCCACACCCAGCTGACGGGTACCATCGCCACCCCTCCGGTCTGCTGTCCTCACTGTTCCAAGCAGTACAGCAGCAAG ACAAAGATGGTACAGCACATTCGCAAGAAGCACCCAGAGTTTGCTCAGCTCCCTAACACGATACATGCCCCGCTGACAACAGCTGTCATCAGTTCCACTCCTGCTGTTCTAACCACTGACAGCACCACCGGAGAAACCGTTGTG ACAACAGATTTACTGACACAAGCCATGACGGAGATATCCCAGACCCTCACAACAGACTATCGGACTCCCCAGGGGGATTATCAACGAatccagtacatcccagtgtcGCAGTCCACAACCGGCTtgcagcagcctcagcacaTACAGCTGCAGGTTGTTCAAGTGGCCCAG gctaCCTCACCTCACCAGTCCCAGCACTCCACCGTGGATGTTGGGCAGCTTCACGATCCCCAGACGTACACCCAACATGCCATCCAGGTGCAGCACATCCAGGTCACAGAGCCATCGCCAGCAGCTCAGTCATCATCACAG gttgGGGCTCAGCCTTTGAGTCCCTCCTCACAACAATCTCAGCAGGAGCTCAGCCCCTCGCAGATGCAGACAACTCCGTCTACGCCGACCCAagccctccagcagcagcaaagctctTCAGTCCAGCACACGTATCTCCCCAGCACGTGGAACTCATTTCGGAGCTATT CATCTGAAATTCAGATGATGACCATTCCCCAAGGCCAGTATGTGATCACAGAGACTGCTGTGGGTACACCGGTCACCACCGTCAACACAGGGCAAGTAAAAGCAGTTACTCAG ACTCACTATGTGATATCTGAAGGTCAGCCCGATCTGgaggcaaaacaaaactcttcGCTCTCCAGCGAGGTCCCGGTCGGCGTTTCGCAGCCACCAGCCCACGCGGAGCCCCTGGAATCGC